A genomic region of Clavibacter michiganensis subsp. insidiosus contains the following coding sequences:
- a CDS encoding polyprenyl synthetase family protein → MPESDRLVSHVQTRLDDFLTAQAAGLREISPDLVPIQEFSSDLLRGGKRFRAQFCYWGWRSVIDLEPSPAGRPQGEERPGYRAVVGVAAGLEIFHAAALVHDDIIDRSDTRRGRPAAHRRFEALHAASGWGGSSSGFGEAGATLLGDLLLGWSDELLIDSLLALADGSAARATRAELATMRTQVTLGQYLDVLEEVAWPTVPEDDTLARAHNVIVYKSAKYSIEAPLVVGASLAGATPEQVAALRAVGLPLGIAFQLRDDVLGVFGDSAVTGKPSGDDLREGKRTVLIALARRRLPDGVRRTVDALLGDPDLDDEQIRAVQSILRESGALDEVEGMISRHVRESLAALREAPIGARARNQLELLVDTVTRRVT, encoded by the coding sequence GTGCCCGAAAGCGACCGCCTCGTCAGCCACGTCCAGACCCGCCTCGACGACTTCCTGACGGCCCAGGCGGCGGGACTCCGGGAGATCAGCCCGGATCTTGTGCCCATCCAGGAGTTCTCCTCGGATCTGCTGAGAGGCGGGAAGCGGTTCCGCGCGCAGTTCTGCTACTGGGGTTGGCGCTCGGTGATCGACCTCGAGCCCTCCCCCGCCGGACGGCCGCAGGGCGAGGAGCGACCGGGCTATCGCGCGGTCGTCGGGGTGGCCGCGGGCCTCGAGATCTTCCACGCGGCGGCGCTCGTCCACGACGACATCATCGACCGCTCCGACACGCGTCGCGGCCGACCCGCCGCCCACCGCCGCTTCGAGGCGCTGCATGCGGCGAGCGGCTGGGGCGGATCCTCGTCGGGCTTCGGCGAGGCGGGGGCGACCCTCCTCGGCGACCTCCTCCTGGGGTGGAGCGACGAGCTGCTCATCGACTCGCTCCTGGCGCTGGCAGACGGGTCGGCGGCGCGCGCCACCCGCGCCGAGCTCGCGACGATGCGCACCCAGGTCACGCTCGGCCAGTACCTCGACGTGCTCGAGGAGGTCGCATGGCCGACCGTGCCCGAGGACGACACGCTCGCCCGGGCCCACAACGTGATCGTCTACAAGTCCGCGAAGTACAGCATCGAGGCGCCGCTCGTCGTCGGCGCGAGCCTGGCGGGGGCGACGCCCGAGCAGGTGGCGGCGCTCCGGGCCGTCGGCCTGCCGCTCGGCATCGCCTTCCAGCTGCGCGACGACGTGCTCGGCGTGTTCGGCGACAGCGCCGTGACCGGGAAGCCGAGCGGAGACGACCTGCGCGAGGGCAAGCGCACCGTGCTGATCGCGCTGGCGCGCCGGCGGCTGCCGGACGGGGTGCGCCGCACGGTCGATGCGCTCCTCGGGGATCCGGACCTCGACGACGAGCAGATCCGCGCGGTCCAGTCGATCCTCCGCGAGAGCGGCGCCCTCGACGAGGTGGAGGGGATGATCTCCCGTCACGTCCGCGAGTCGCTCGCCGCGCTGCGCGAGGC
- a CDS encoding DUF3040 domain-containing protein, with protein sequence MPLSEQEQRLLEEMERSLYHNDADFVATVSGRRTRPNYTMVVVGVLVIVLGIAALAAGVITKLAIIGILGFAIMIVGALLIFSPRDAGAGTPTASAPRAPGRGSGKRPSSSSSFMDRINERWEKRQGGQD encoded by the coding sequence ATGCCGCTTTCCGAGCAAGAGCAGCGCCTGCTGGAGGAGATGGAGCGCAGCCTCTATCACAACGACGCAGACTTCGTGGCGACCGTCAGCGGTCGCCGCACCAGACCGAACTACACGATGGTCGTGGTCGGGGTGCTGGTCATCGTCCTCGGCATCGCCGCCCTGGCCGCGGGCGTCATCACCAAGCTGGCGATCATCGGCATCCTCGGCTTCGCGATCATGATCGTGGGGGCGCTCCTCATCTTCAGCCCGCGTGATGCGGGCGCCGGTACGCCGACCGCCTCCGCACCCCGGGCGCCGGGCCGCGGTTCCGGCAAGCGACCCTCCTCGTCCTCCTCCTTCATGGACCGGATCAACGAGCGCTGGGAGAAGCGCCAGGGCGGTCAGGACTGA
- the mraZ gene encoding division/cell wall cluster transcriptional repressor MraZ, which translates to MFLGTHSPRLDDKGRLILPAKFRDELEGGVVMTRGQDRCIYVFTTREFEELHDRMRQAPLASKQARDYMRVFLSGANAETPDKQHRITIPQALRTYAGLDRELAVIGAGSRVEIWDAGTWDEYLTANESAFADTAEEVIPGLF; encoded by the coding sequence GTGTTCCTCGGCACCCATTCGCCTCGTCTCGACGACAAGGGGCGGCTCATCCTCCCCGCGAAGTTCCGCGACGAGCTCGAGGGCGGCGTCGTCATGACGCGCGGCCAGGACCGCTGCATCTACGTGTTCACCACGCGGGAGTTCGAGGAGCTGCACGACCGCATGCGCCAGGCGCCGCTCGCGAGCAAGCAGGCGCGCGACTACATGCGCGTCTTCCTGTCCGGGGCGAACGCGGAGACGCCGGACAAGCAGCACCGCATCACCATCCCGCAGGCGCTCCGCACGTACGCGGGCCTCGACCGCGAGCTCGCGGTCATCGGCGCGGGCAGCCGCGTCGAGATCTGGGACGCCGGCACGTGGGACGAGTACCTCACCGCCAACGAGAGCGCGTTCGCCGACACCGCGGAGGAGGTGATCCCCGGCCTGTTCTGA
- the rsmH gene encoding 16S rRNA (cytosine(1402)-N(4))-methyltransferase RsmH — protein sequence MALDDIHTPVLLERCLELLAPALQGDGAVLVDATLGMAGHSEAFLDALPGLRLVGLDRDPDALAIAGERLARFGDRVHLVHTVYDGIGRALDGLGIGEVQGVFFDLGVSSLQLDRVERGFSYSQDAPLDMRMDGTAGLTAAQVVAEYDELELRRIFYDYGEEKLAPRYASRIVQAREVEPIITSARLVEIIQQATPAAVQRAGHPAKRVFQALRIEVNQELSVLARAMPAAIDRLAVGGRVVVESYQSLEDRIVKRELRARSTSTAPVGLPVELPEHRPELKLLVRGAELADQHEIAQNPRAASVRLRAAERARRRHA from the coding sequence ATGGCCCTCGACGACATCCACACCCCCGTCCTCCTCGAGAGGTGCCTCGAGCTGCTCGCCCCCGCCCTCCAGGGCGATGGCGCCGTGCTCGTCGACGCCACCCTCGGGATGGCAGGCCACTCCGAGGCGTTCCTCGACGCGCTGCCCGGCCTCCGGCTGGTCGGTCTCGACCGCGATCCGGACGCCCTCGCGATCGCGGGGGAGCGGCTCGCCCGCTTCGGGGACCGCGTCCACCTCGTGCACACGGTGTACGACGGCATCGGGCGAGCGCTCGACGGCCTGGGCATCGGCGAGGTGCAGGGCGTCTTCTTCGATCTCGGCGTCTCGTCGCTCCAGCTCGACCGCGTCGAGCGCGGCTTCTCGTACTCGCAGGACGCGCCCCTCGACATGCGCATGGACGGGACCGCGGGCCTCACCGCCGCCCAGGTGGTGGCGGAGTACGACGAGCTCGAGCTGCGGCGGATCTTCTACGACTACGGCGAGGAGAAGCTCGCCCCCCGCTACGCCAGCCGCATCGTCCAGGCGCGCGAGGTGGAGCCGATCATCACGTCGGCGAGGCTCGTGGAGATCATCCAGCAGGCCACGCCCGCCGCGGTGCAGCGGGCCGGGCATCCGGCCAAGCGCGTGTTCCAGGCGCTGCGCATCGAGGTCAACCAGGAGCTGAGCGTGCTGGCGCGCGCGATGCCTGCCGCGATCGACCGGCTCGCGGTCGGCGGTCGCGTGGTCGTCGAGTCGTACCAGTCGCTCGAGGACCGCATCGTGAAGCGCGAGCTGCGCGCCCGGTCCACGAGCACCGCGCCCGTGGGGCTCCCCGTCGAGCTCCCCGAGCACCGTCCCGAGCTGAAGCTCCTCGTCCGCGGCGCCGAGCTCGCGGACCAGCACGAGATCGCCCAGAACCCCCGCGCCGCTTCCGTCCGGTTGCGCGCCGCCGAACGAGCCAGGAGGCGACACGCATGA
- a CDS encoding peptidoglycan D,D-transpeptidase FtsI family protein — MSTISNRRRIAFSLIAILAVLGVFVVKLIDIQVVQASELNQEALGKRAISQTLPGVRGSIYDADGKVLAGSVLRYDVTMDPSKAGDFTRTVTGDDGKPVKQDVSLADAEAQLGAITGQKPEEIDGLITGALAKDPKSLFGYVTKGVDVDAYLAIRDLKIPWIYFQAVSSRTYPNGQIAGSILGYIAGDGTIKAGLEQEYDSCLAAQDGAQTYERGADGVPIAGSTVTQKPAEDGSDVMTNIDTDLEYFAQTAVAEQAVKVGADYGHATIVEVKTGKVLAVAEYPSVDPNDVSASKPEDRNSRAFSLPFEPGSTLKAVTAAALLDSGKADAGTHVVAPYTFTRPNVKLSDSYVHPDLHFTLAGVLMDSSNTGISALGERLSASERYDYLKAFGVGEKTAIDFPGESSGLVRPWQEWDPQTNYATMFGQGLTTTALQVASIYQTIGNHGVKLPLSLVSGCKAADGTVTDQPDTTGTQVISPQAADSTVNMLETVVTDGHLSKDLTIPGYRVAAKSGTAQVAEADGKYGKNYLVSIAGLAPAEDPQYVVSISLANPDTIKSSAAAAPVFQKIMSQVLKTYRVPPSSVPSPNLPTTY; from the coding sequence GTGAGCACGATCTCGAACCGACGGCGCATCGCCTTCTCCCTGATCGCGATACTCGCCGTACTCGGGGTCTTCGTCGTCAAGCTCATCGACATCCAGGTCGTGCAGGCCTCCGAGCTCAATCAGGAGGCGCTCGGCAAGCGGGCCATCTCGCAGACCCTGCCCGGCGTCCGCGGCAGCATCTACGACGCCGACGGCAAGGTGCTCGCGGGCAGCGTGCTCCGCTACGACGTGACGATGGACCCGTCCAAGGCCGGCGACTTCACCCGGACGGTGACGGGCGACGACGGCAAGCCGGTCAAGCAGGACGTGTCGCTCGCGGACGCCGAGGCGCAGCTGGGCGCGATCACCGGGCAGAAGCCCGAGGAGATCGACGGGCTCATCACGGGCGCGCTCGCCAAGGACCCGAAGTCGCTCTTCGGCTACGTGACCAAGGGCGTCGACGTCGACGCGTACCTCGCCATCCGGGACCTCAAGATCCCGTGGATCTACTTCCAGGCGGTCTCGAGCCGCACGTACCCCAACGGCCAGATCGCGGGCAGCATCCTCGGCTACATCGCGGGTGACGGCACGATCAAGGCCGGGCTCGAGCAGGAGTACGACTCCTGCCTCGCCGCGCAGGACGGCGCGCAGACCTACGAGCGCGGCGCGGACGGCGTGCCGATCGCCGGCAGCACCGTCACGCAGAAGCCGGCTGAGGACGGCAGCGACGTGATGACCAACATCGACACCGACCTCGAGTACTTCGCGCAGACCGCCGTCGCCGAGCAGGCCGTGAAGGTCGGCGCCGACTACGGGCACGCGACCATCGTCGAGGTGAAGACGGGCAAGGTCCTCGCGGTCGCCGAGTACCCGTCCGTCGACCCCAACGACGTGTCGGCGTCGAAGCCCGAGGACCGCAACAGCCGGGCGTTCAGCCTGCCGTTCGAGCCCGGATCCACGCTCAAAGCCGTGACCGCCGCCGCGCTCCTCGACTCGGGCAAGGCCGACGCCGGGACGCACGTGGTGGCGCCGTACACGTTCACGCGGCCGAACGTGAAGCTCAGCGACAGCTACGTGCACCCCGACCTCCACTTCACGCTCGCGGGCGTGCTCATGGACTCCTCGAACACGGGCATCTCGGCGCTCGGCGAGCGCCTGTCCGCCTCGGAGCGCTACGACTACCTCAAGGCCTTCGGCGTCGGCGAGAAGACGGCCATCGACTTCCCCGGCGAGAGCAGCGGCCTCGTCCGCCCCTGGCAGGAGTGGGACCCGCAGACCAACTACGCGACCATGTTCGGGCAGGGCCTCACGACCACGGCCCTCCAGGTCGCGAGCATCTACCAGACCATCGGCAACCACGGCGTGAAGCTCCCGCTGTCGCTCGTCTCGGGCTGCAAGGCCGCCGACGGCACCGTCACGGACCAGCCGGACACGACCGGCACGCAGGTCATCTCGCCCCAGGCCGCCGACTCCACCGTCAACATGCTCGAGACCGTCGTCACCGACGGGCACCTCTCCAAGGACCTCACGATCCCCGGCTACCGGGTGGCGGCGAAGTCCGGTACGGCGCAGGTCGCGGAGGCCGACGGCAAGTACGGCAAGAACTACCTGGTGTCGATCGCGGGCCTCGCGCCGGCCGAGGACCCCCAGTACGTCGTGTCGATCAGCCTGGCCAATCCGGATACCATAAAGTCCTCGGCGGCCGCGGCGCCGGTCTTCCAGAAGATCATGTCCCAGGTACTGAAGACCTACCGGGTCCCGCCCTCCAGCGTGCCGTCCCCGAACCTCCCGACGACCTACTGA
- a CDS encoding Mur ligase family protein: protein MTSPATPALRPEHPVARSLSGLVSDFALDVVGDVDDVEVTGVTLSSGDVQPGDLYVGLRGARAHGARFASDAAASGAVAVLTDPDGLADAQDSGLPVILTPDPRAALGDIAAWVHRSAEDPATLYGVTGTNGKTSVVYLLDGLLRQLGVVTGLTSTAERRIGEESITSRLTTPEASELHALLARMREAEVRAVTIEVSAQALTRHRVDGLVFDVAAFINLSHDHLDDYADFEEYFEAKAAFFDPDRARRGVVSLDTEWGQRIVEGSRIPMTTISSKPGVEADWTVTVLEQTPDSTGFRLEGPDNRVLVSRVPVPGWFMAANAGLAIVMLVESGYDLDAVAHVLDRDGGIQAYIPGRAERVSGETGPLFFVDYGHTPDAFEQTLQALRPFTPGKLVMVFGADGDRDTTKRAEMGAIAARLADVVVITDYHPRYEDPASIRASLIAGARAAVPEREIHEVPDPATAIRTAVSLVGEGDTILVAGPGHEDYHEVAGRKIPFSARDDARAALRDAGWS from the coding sequence ATGACCTCCCCTGCCACCCCCGCCCTCCGCCCCGAGCATCCCGTCGCACGGTCGCTGTCCGGCCTGGTGAGCGACTTCGCGCTCGACGTCGTCGGCGACGTGGACGACGTGGAGGTCACCGGCGTCACCCTGTCTTCCGGCGACGTGCAGCCCGGCGACCTCTACGTCGGGCTCCGCGGGGCACGCGCGCACGGCGCCCGCTTCGCGTCCGACGCCGCCGCCAGCGGCGCGGTCGCGGTGCTGACCGACCCCGACGGGCTCGCCGACGCGCAGGACTCGGGCCTGCCGGTGATCCTCACCCCCGACCCGCGCGCGGCCCTCGGCGACATCGCCGCGTGGGTCCACCGCTCGGCGGAGGACCCGGCGACGCTCTACGGCGTCACGGGGACGAACGGCAAGACGAGCGTGGTGTACCTGCTCGACGGGCTGCTCCGCCAGCTCGGCGTCGTGACCGGGCTGACCTCCACGGCCGAGCGGCGCATCGGCGAGGAGAGCATCACCAGCCGCCTCACCACGCCCGAGGCGAGCGAGCTGCACGCGCTCCTCGCCCGCATGCGCGAGGCGGAGGTCCGCGCCGTCACGATCGAGGTCTCGGCGCAGGCCCTCACCCGGCACCGCGTCGACGGCCTGGTCTTCGACGTGGCCGCCTTCATCAACCTGAGCCACGACCACCTCGACGACTACGCGGACTTCGAGGAGTACTTCGAGGCCAAGGCCGCCTTCTTCGACCCCGACCGCGCGCGCCGCGGCGTCGTGTCGCTCGACACCGAGTGGGGCCAGCGCATCGTCGAGGGCTCGCGGATCCCCATGACGACCATCTCCTCGAAGCCCGGCGTCGAGGCCGACTGGACCGTGACCGTCCTCGAGCAGACGCCCGACTCCACGGGCTTCCGCCTCGAGGGCCCCGACAACCGCGTGCTCGTCTCGCGCGTGCCCGTGCCCGGCTGGTTCATGGCCGCGAACGCCGGCCTCGCGATCGTCATGCTCGTCGAGTCGGGCTACGACCTCGACGCTGTCGCCCACGTGCTCGACCGGGACGGCGGGATCCAGGCCTACATCCCCGGTCGCGCCGAGCGCGTGTCCGGCGAGACCGGCCCCCTCTTCTTCGTCGACTACGGGCACACGCCCGACGCCTTCGAGCAGACGCTGCAGGCGCTGCGCCCGTTCACCCCCGGGAAGCTCGTGATGGTGTTCGGCGCCGACGGCGACCGGGACACCACGAAGCGCGCCGAGATGGGCGCGATCGCGGCCCGGCTCGCGGACGTCGTGGTCATCACCGACTACCACCCGCGCTACGAGGACCCGGCGTCGATCCGCGCGAGCCTCATCGCGGGCGCGCGGGCCGCGGTGCCCGAGCGCGAGATCCACGAGGTGCCCGACCCCGCCACGGCGATCCGCACGGCGGTGTCGCTGGTCGGCGAGGGGGACACCATCCTCGTCGCCGGACCCGGGCACGAGGACTACCACGAGGTGGCCGGGCGCAAGATCCCGTTCTCCGCCCGTGACGACGCGCGCGCGGCCCTCCGCGACGCAGGCTGGAGCTGA
- a CDS encoding UDP-N-acetylmuramoyl-tripeptide--D-alanyl-D-alanine ligase yields MIALTLAEIAEAVDGRLLLRGDATAQTVVDGAVDTDSRLIGPGGIFVAKPGEETDGHLFAPKAVEAGAALLLVERELDLPVPQVLVPDVVDALGRLAHEVVARVRALGELRMVAVTGSNGKTTTKNLLHAILSTQGETVSPVASFNNEVGAPLTMLKVTRSTRFLVAEMGASGRGEITRLIRMAKPDVGIVLTVGLAHAGGFGGIERTLVTKTEMVKDLLPEDTAVLNADDPRVASMSDKTEAPVLWFGRDARAAVRATDILASAAGTTFTLHLPDGSERPVSFRVLGEHHVTNALAAAAGAWALGVDGDSIVSALQTVQRAERWRMEVLGGNGVTVINDAYNASPDSMAAALRTLAQIRGPEQRTVAVLGEMSELGEFSEEEHDRVGLLAVRLNIGQLVVVGRPARRLHLEAIAQGSWDGESIFAEDAAEAREILDRILRDGDLVLVKSSNSAGLRFLGDELGEKYSW; encoded by the coding sequence ATGATCGCCCTCACCCTCGCCGAGATCGCCGAGGCGGTCGACGGCCGCCTCCTGCTGCGCGGCGACGCCACCGCGCAGACCGTCGTCGACGGCGCGGTCGACACCGACAGCCGCCTCATCGGCCCCGGCGGGATCTTCGTCGCCAAGCCCGGCGAGGAGACCGACGGCCACCTCTTCGCGCCGAAGGCCGTCGAGGCCGGCGCCGCGCTCCTGCTCGTCGAGCGCGAGCTCGACCTGCCCGTGCCCCAGGTGCTCGTACCCGACGTGGTCGACGCGCTCGGCCGGCTGGCGCACGAGGTCGTGGCACGGGTGCGCGCGCTGGGCGAGCTGCGGATGGTCGCGGTCACCGGATCCAACGGCAAGACCACCACCAAGAACCTGCTGCACGCGATCCTCTCCACGCAGGGCGAGACCGTGTCGCCCGTCGCGTCGTTCAACAACGAGGTCGGCGCGCCGCTCACCATGCTCAAGGTCACGCGCTCCACCCGGTTCCTCGTGGCGGAGATGGGCGCGAGCGGGCGGGGCGAGATCACGCGCCTCATCCGCATGGCGAAGCCCGACGTCGGCATCGTCCTCACCGTCGGCCTCGCCCACGCGGGCGGCTTCGGCGGCATCGAGCGGACGCTCGTGACGAAGACCGAGATGGTCAAGGACCTCCTGCCCGAGGACACGGCCGTGCTCAACGCCGACGACCCGCGCGTGGCGTCCATGAGCGACAAGACCGAGGCGCCCGTCCTGTGGTTCGGCCGGGACGCCCGGGCCGCCGTCCGCGCGACCGACATCCTCGCGTCCGCCGCCGGCACCACCTTCACGCTGCACCTGCCCGACGGGTCCGAGCGTCCGGTCTCCTTCCGCGTGCTCGGCGAGCACCACGTCACGAACGCGCTGGCCGCGGCCGCGGGCGCCTGGGCGCTCGGCGTCGACGGCGACTCCATCGTCTCCGCCCTGCAGACCGTGCAGCGCGCCGAGCGCTGGCGCATGGAGGTGCTCGGCGGCAACGGCGTCACGGTGATCAACGACGCCTACAACGCGAGCCCCGACTCCATGGCGGCCGCCCTCCGCACGCTCGCGCAGATCCGTGGGCCGGAGCAGCGCACGGTCGCGGTGCTCGGCGAGATGAGCGAGCTCGGCGAGTTCTCCGAGGAGGAGCACGACCGCGTGGGCCTGCTCGCGGTGCGCCTCAACATCGGGCAGCTCGTCGTGGTCGGCCGGCCCGCCCGCCGCCTGCACCTCGAGGCCATCGCGCAGGGATCCTGGGACGGCGAGTCGATCTTCGCCGAGGACGCGGCCGAGGCCCGCGAGATCCTCGACCGGATCCTCCGCGACGGCGACCTCGTGCTCGTGAAGTCCTCGAACTCCGCGGGACTCCGCTTCCTCGGCGACGAGCTGGGGGAGAAGTACTCGTGGTAG